The Oryzias latipes chromosome 1, ASM223467v1 genome contains a region encoding:
- the atf4 gene encoding cyclic AMP-dependent transcription factor ATF-4 isoform X1 yields MAMMLSQLALEDVEALCLGSSFLMADPIGPLLDQDEEEALSPSSSLEVKVPMSPSLSFSSCASDHSPYQTMAFSPFSPASPPPSPPIHSSFLETKAEVDLLPFSLLEANDLLNSHAVAGGGKADDAFEDMDWMSEKVDLSEFDLDSLIDSCSSASSPEDLLASLESHVDLNLDSFEETVGVQSNASDLVIMSQSLPMQTSEAEKEDVSFVQEDAEKSNRSPSSTPSSPSPSFTLELGSEVDVVDAGKTATSLAATILSDPSGVIQTSSPIVLSIPSSGHLVVVVTNKEPPSISIPSQPIETSSSSDCDSDSGIDSVAGSPPSPPTSPTPGSSRTKPYSKPKSASSSSPKAPKVKSVSGAPKVVEKKLKKMEQNKTAATRYRQKKRVEHELLTEELEELEKKNHELKEKAESISREIQYLKDLMEEVRKHRRGKTSSMA; encoded by the exons ATGGCCATGATGCTCTCCCAGCTGGCTTTGGAGGACGTGGAGGCCCTGTGCTTAG GGTCCTCGTTTCTGATGGCTGACCCCATTGGGCCCCTTCTGGACCAAGATGAAGAAGAAGCTCtttctccctcctcttccttaGAGGTGAAGGTGCCTATGTCGCCTTCCCTCTCTTTCTCCTCATGTGCATCTGACCATTCTCCGTATCAGACCATGGCATTTTCTCCcttctcccctgcctctcctcctccttctcctccaatTCACTCCTCATTCCTGGAGACAAAGGCGGAAGTGGACCTGCTTCCTTTCTCCCTGCTGGAAGCCAACGACCTGCTGAACTCCCATGCTGTAGCAGGAGGTGGCAAAG CAGATGATGCTTTCGAGGACATGGACTGGATGTCAGAAAAAGTTGACTTGAGTGAATTTGACCTGGATTCTCTAATTGACTCCTGTTCATCTGCATCTTCTCCTGAGGACCTCTTGGCCTCGCTTGAGTCCCACGTTGACCTAAATCTGGACTCCTTTGAAGAAACCGTTGGTGTCCAGTCCAATGCCTCCGACTTGGTTATAATGTCTCAATCCCTCCCCATGCAAACCTCTGAGGCTGAAAAGGAAGATGTGTCTTTTGTTCAGGAGGATGCTGAGAAGTCTAACAGGTCTCCTTCCTCAACACCCTCATCTCCTTCTCCCTCCTTCACGCTCGAGCTGGGAAGTGAGGTGGATGTTGTAGATGCTGGAAAAACTGCCACATCCCTCGCTGCAACCATCCTCTCAGATCCGAGTGGTGTCATTCAGACCAGCAGCCCTATTGTGCTTTCCATTCCTTCATCCGGCCACTTGGTGGTGGTTGTTACCAACAAGGAGCCCCCATCAATCTCTATACCCAGCCAGCCAATTGAAACGTCCTCATCAAGTGATTGTGACAGCGACTCTGGTATCGATTCAGTTGCCGGCtcgcctccttctcctcctaCTTCCCCCACACCCGGTTCCTCCAGAACCAAACCCTACAGCAAACCTAAGtctgcctcctcatcctcccctaAAGCCCCCAAGGTGAAGTCGGTGTCAGGCGCTCCCAAGGTGGTTGAGAAGAAACTGAAGAAGATGGAGCAGAACAAGACGGCAGCCACGCGCTATCGTCAGAAGAAGAGGGTTGAGCACGAGCTGCTGACTGAAGAGCTTGAAGAATTAGAAAAGAAGAACCACgagctaaaagaaaaagcagagtcCATCTCTCGGGAGATCCAATACCTGAAGGATTTGATGGAGGAAGTCCGCAAGCACCGGCGTGGAAAGACCAGCTCAATGGCGTAG
- the atf4 gene encoding cyclic AMP-dependent transcription factor ATF-4 (The RefSeq protein has 10 substitutions, 2 non-frameshifting indels compared to this genomic sequence), with protein sequence MAMMLSQLALEDVEALCLGSSFLMADPIGPLLDQDEEEALSPSSSLEVKVPMSPSLSFSSCASDHSPYQTMAFSPFSPASPPPPPPPIHSSFLETKAEVDLLPFSLLEANDLLNSHAVAGGGKDDAFEDMDWMSEKVDLSEFDLDSLIDSCSSASSPEDLLASLESHVDLNLESFEETIGVQSNASDLVVMSQSFPVQTSSPEAEKEDVSFVQEDAEKSNRSPSSTPSSPSPSFTLELGSEVDVVDAGKTATSLAATILSDQSGVIQTSSPIVLSIPSSGHLVVVVTNKEPPSISIPSQPIETSSSSDCDSDSGIDSVAGSPPSPPTSPTPGSSRTKPYSKLKSASSSSPKAPKVKSVSGAPKVVEKKLKKMEQNKTAATRYRQKKRVEHELLTEELEELEKKNNKLKEKAESISREIQYLKDLMEEVRKHRRGKTSSMA encoded by the exons ATGGCCATGATGCTCTCCCAGCTGGCTTTGGAGGACGTGGAGGCCCTGTGCTTAG GGTCCTCGTTTCTGATGGCTGACCCCATTGGGCCCCTTCTGGACCAAGATGAAGAAGAAGCTCtttctccctcctcttccttaGAGGTGAAGGTGCCTATGTCGCCTTCCCTCTCTTTCTCCTCATGTGCATCTGACCATTCTCCGTATCAGACCATGGCATTTTCTCCcttctcccctgcctctcctcctccttctcctccaatTCACTCCTCATTCCTGGAGACAAAGGCGGAAGTGGACCTGCTTCCTTTCTCCCTGCTGGAAGCCAACGACCTGCTGAACTCCCATGCTGTAGCAGGAGGTGGCAAAG ATGATGCTTTCGAGGACATGGACTGGATGTCAGAAAAAGTTGACTTGAGTGAATTTGACCTGGATTCTCTAATTGACTCCTGTTCATCTGCATCTTCTCCTGAGGACCTCTTGGCCTCGCTTGAGTCCCACGTTGACCTAAATCTGGACTCCTTTGAAGAAACCGTTGGTGTCCAGTCCAATGCCTCCGACTTGGTTATAATGTCTCAATCCCTCCCCATGCAAACCTCTGAGGCTGAAAAGGAAGATGTGTCTTTTGTTCAGGAGGATGCTGAGAAGTCTAACAGGTCTCCTTCCTCAACACCCTCATCTCCTTCTCCCTCCTTCACGCTCGAGCTGGGAAGTGAGGTGGATGTTGTAGATGCTGGAAAAACTGCCACATCCCTCGCTGCAACCATCCTCTCAGATCCGAGTGGTGTCATTCAGACCAGCAGCCCTATTGTGCTTTCCATTCCTTCATCCGGCCACTTGGTGGTGGTTGTTACCAACAAGGAGCCCCCATCAATCTCTATACCCAGCCAGCCAATTGAAACGTCCTCATCAAGTGATTGTGACAGCGACTCTGGTATCGATTCAGTTGCCGGCtcgcctccttctcctcctaCTTCCCCCACACCCGGTTCCTCCAGAACCAAACCCTACAGCAAACCTAAGtctgcctcctcatcctcccctaAAGCCCCCAAGGTGAAGTCGGTGTCAGGCGCTCCCAAGGTGGTTGAGAAGAAACTGAAGAAGATGGAGCAGAACAAGACGGCAGCCACGCGCTATCGTCAGAAGAAGAGGGTTGAGCACGAGCTGCTGACTGAAGAGCTTGAAGAATTAGAAAAGAAGAACCACgagctaaaagaaaaagcagagtcCATCTCTCGGGAGATCCAATACCTGAAGGATTTGATGGAGGAAGTCCGCAAGCACCGGCGTGGAAAGACCAGCTCAATGGCGTAG